ACGTTCGATGGAGTGTCAGCGCGCTACGACAACCGGGCGCCGCTGTGGGGCTTGCGCAGCCGCTTCAGCCTGGGGGCGGAGGTGCAGTCGCAGGCGGACCGGCGCGAGAACCACGACAACGTGGAGGGCCGGCCCGGCGGCGCGGTGCAGCTCGACCAGGAGGAGAACGTGCTGGCCCTGGGGGTGTTCGCCCAGGAGGAACTGGAGCTTGTCGAGCACCTGACGGCCGTCGCGGGGGTGCGCTACGACGTGTCGCGCTACGCGGTGGAGGACTTCCTGAAGGAGGACGGAGACGGGACGGGAGCGCGGACCTTCCAGCAGCCCACGGGGCGGCTGGGACTCATCTGGGCGCCTCGGGAGGAGGTGTCTGTCTTCACGAGCTTCACGCAAGCCTTCGAGGCGCCGACGACGACGGAGCTGGCGCTGCCGCCGGGAGCGGGGGGCGGCCTGTCGCGGGAGCTGAGGCCCCAGCGCTCCAACGGGGTGGAGGTGGGGGCGCGGGGACGCATCTGGAGCCGGCTGCGCTACGACGTGGCGCTGTACTCGGTGTGGCTGCGCGACGGGCTGGTGCGCTACGAGGACGAGTCGACGCGGGCGTACTACCGCAACACGGCGCGCTCACGGCACGTGGGGGCGGAGGTGGCGCTGGAGGCGCGGGTGACGGAGTGGCTGCGGCTGCGGGCGGCCTACAACGCCCTGCGGGCCACGGTGGAGGGAGGCAAACGCGTGCCGGGGATTCCCACGCACCAGGTGAGCGCGGAGGCGATGTACCAGCATGCGAGCGGCGCGCTGGCGGCGGTGGAGGTGTTCAGCACCGGGGGGATGTACGCGGACGACGCGAACACGGTGCGGGTGCCCATGGCCTGGGTGGTGAACGCGCGGCTGGCGCACCGCATCCCCATTGGAGGGTTCGAGCTGAGTCCCTTCCTGGGTCTGCAGAACGTGCTCTCGGCGCGGGCCATCGACAACGTGCGGGTGAACGCGAGCCGGGGGCGCTACTTCGAGCCGACGCCCCCCCGGTCACTCCATGGGGGCGTGGGCGTGGCGCATCGTTGGTGAGGGCTGTTCAGTGGCCAGGGCGTTCGGTAGCCCATCGTCATGCTCAGCGTCCTCAACGTACGTCAATTTCGTCGTACGTCATTTTCATCGTACGTCTTCGTAGTGGGTGTTGGGTGCCACTCAACCTCTAAGAGAGCACTGGGCGGAGTAGACCCTTCGCGTCCAATGCTTCCTGGACCCTGCGACCGAGCAACAGATGCTCTGGGTTGGAGGCGCTCAGACGCTCCGGTGCGAGGATCATCAGCGTACCCTTGTCCTCAACGGGCTCCGTCCGAACAGGTGGCGGCAGTGGAGGCACCTCCCCGCGCGCGCGAGACAGGTACGTGAGCCACCCCGCGAAGCCCCTGGGATCTCTCGCGGGTCGCATCGCCTGACGAAACTCATGGGTGGCGACGACGCCGAAGAGCGGTTCCCACGCGAGCACCATGGCTCGCAGCACGTTCACCAAGACTGGAGTTGTCATGACACGCGCGCTCTTTGGCTCGACTTCCGGCCAGGGGAGGTAAAGCACGCAGCAGTTAGGGTATGCCCCGGAAGCATCTCCACAGGTGAGGCGCACCATGCCCCCTCGCCCGTCCTCGGTGTGCCCTGTCCAGGCGCCAAGGCTGAAACCATCCTTGCCAAGCTGGTTCTCCTGCTGCTGGAAGAAGCGCAAGAAGGTCGCGTAGTCCGGCATGAACTCACGTTGGAGCGCCTCCTCCACCGAGTCCCCCTGCTCGAACCATCGAGCGTAGATCTCGTCGCACTGCGAGAGGAGCCGGAAGAAAGTCGCCGACCGCCGCGCGCACTCCTCCGCGAACTCGAGCCGGGCCGGCCAGTAGACGCCTGCATAGTAGCTGTCCGTCATGGGGGACCCCTCAAGGCACAGCTTTCTCGTAGACCACTTCGATGCCCCCGTGCTCTCCGCCGCGCCTCGAACCGTGTACCGCCGCCCTTCTCTGCCCCAGGACTCCGGTACTCCTTCGCCATGACGCTGGCCTTTCCCCCAGGTGGAATCACCCTCCAACTCGCGCGAGATGCCCCATCACGCGGTCTGGCATTTTCGTTGATCCTGGGTTGGAGTGCCTCCCCGGCCGCTCCACGGAGGTGTGGGCGATGCCTACCGTTGGTGAGCAGAAGGCCTCAACGGACTGCTGGCAACGGCCCTGCCATGGGATAACGAGAGGAGCCATGACCGCTCCCGCCTCCAATCCCCTGCTCTCCGACCGTGACGTGGACTTCCAGCTCTATGAGGTGCTGGACGCGGAGTCCCTCTGCAAGCTGCCCGCCTTCGCGGACCACTCGCGCGAGACCTTCACCCTCTTCCTGGACAGCACGCGGCGCTTCGCGCGGGACGTGCTCGCCCCCACCTACCGGCTCATGGACGCGGAGCCGCCCACCTTCCGGGATGGCCGCGTCCACGTGCACCCGCTGATGCGCACGCTCTACCCCCAGCTCGTCGAGCTGGGCCTGCTCGCGGCCACCCGGCCCGTGGAGACGGGCGGCCAGCAACTGCCGCTCACGGTGTACTCGCTGGCCTCGGCCTATCTGATGGCGGCCAACCTCAGCGCCTACGCCTTCATCGGGCTCACCACCGGCGCGGCGCACCTCATCGAGGCGTTCGGCAGCGAATGGCTCAAGGACACGTTCATGGCCAAGATGTATGCGGGCCAGTGGACGGGCACCATGGCGCTCACCGAGCCCCACGCCGGCAGCAGCCTCGCGGACGTGCGCACCCGGGCCACGCCCGCCGAGGACGGCACCTACCGCGTCTCCGGCTCGAAGATCTTCATCAGCGGCGGAGACCACGACTTCGGGGAGAACGTGGTGCATCTGACGCTGGGGC
The window above is part of the Cystobacter ferrugineus genome. Proteins encoded here:
- a CDS encoding TonB-dependent receptor family protein → MSWLLPGTLLSLALAQSPSPEPETPPSPGETTVVAPRVPTPLNRTPSAVSVVEGEDIQTGRPTLGMYESLVGVPGLVVQSRNNASQDLRLSLRGFGARSAFGIRGITVVVDGFPETLPDGQSNVDLLDMAMVSRIEVLRGLASSLYGNAAGGVVSLTTEDGPERPYVEARTVNGEYGLWKLNVKGGGTSGPVRWMVGASRLAQTGWRRQSATEQVLFNGKVGWTPGENSELTAVLSLVDAPKAGDPGALTEEELEADPRQAAPLNLAARAGEAVRQGRLGLTYRLRLGEAHALEARGFLSLRGFQNALPGVVVAFDRTFDGVSARYDNRAPLWGLRSRFSLGAEVQSQADRRENHDNVEGRPGGAVQLDQEENVLALGVFAQEELELVEHLTAVAGVRYDVSRYAVEDFLKEDGDGTGARTFQQPTGRLGLIWAPREEVSVFTSFTQAFEAPTTTELALPPGAGGGLSRELRPQRSNGVEVGARGRIWSRLRYDVALYSVWLRDGLVRYEDESTRAYYRNTARSRHVGAEVALEARVTEWLRLRAAYNALRATVEGGKRVPGIPTHQVSAEAMYQHASGALAAVEVFSTGGMYADDANTVRVPMAWVVNARLAHRIPIGGFELSPFLGLQNVLSARAIDNVRVNASRGRYFEPTPPRSLHGGVGVAHRW
- a CDS encoding immunity 52 family protein — its product is MTDSYYAGVYWPARLEFAEECARRSATFFRLLSQCDEIYARWFEQGDSVEEALQREFMPDYATFLRFFQQQENQLGKDGFSLGAWTGHTEDGRGGMVRLTCGDASGAYPNCCVLYLPWPEVEPKSARVMTTPVLVNVLRAMVLAWEPLFGVVATHEFRQAMRPARDPRGFAGWLTYLSRARGEVPPLPPPVRTEPVEDKGTLMILAPERLSASNPEHLLLGRRVQEALDAKGLLRPVLS